The following coding sequences are from one Lysinibacillus sp. FSL W8-0992 window:
- a CDS encoding ribonuclease H family protein has translation MHVVIEWTYKTPKGAGTILRSEEMPAAQALMLAEDMERTGRVKSLQFIDRQDTNWSIKELKAYLKEVDTEPHNITVYFDGGFDRATTQSGLGCAIYYEQNGKPYRLRKNAFSAELKSNNEAEYAALYLGLVELELLNAHHLPISIIGDSQVVINQLNGEWPALEKDLAGWADKIDAKLSELNLRPDYKFISRKENAEADRLATQALNGIDITGLSEIIKE, from the coding sequence ATGCATGTTGTAATTGAATGGACTTATAAAACACCAAAGGGTGCAGGGACGATTTTACGATCAGAAGAAATGCCAGCAGCTCAAGCATTAATGTTGGCGGAAGATATGGAACGTACAGGACGTGTCAAATCGCTACAATTTATTGATCGACAAGATACGAACTGGTCTATAAAGGAGTTAAAGGCATATCTAAAAGAAGTTGACACAGAACCCCACAATATTACTGTTTATTTTGATGGAGGGTTTGATCGTGCAACTACTCAATCAGGACTCGGGTGTGCCATTTATTATGAGCAAAATGGTAAACCATATAGGCTAAGAAAAAATGCCTTTTCCGCAGAGCTCAAATCGAACAATGAGGCAGAATATGCAGCCCTTTATTTAGGTTTAGTGGAGCTTGAATTATTAAATGCTCATCATTTGCCGATAAGCATTATTGGGGATTCACAAGTAGTGATTAATCAGCTAAATGGGGAATGGCCTGCATTGGAGAAGGATTTAGCAGGATGGGCGGACAAAATTGACGCGAAATTAAGTGAGCTAAACCTTCGACCAGACTACAAATTTATTTCGAGGAAAGAGAATGCAGAAGCAGATAGACTGGCAACACAAGCATTAAACGGAATTGATATTACAGGGCTGAGTGAAATAATAAAGGAATAA
- a CDS encoding hemolysin family protein, with product MEITIRLAAFALLIIMTGFFVATEFAIVKVRTTRIDQLVAEGHKKAKNAKRVVSDLDEYLSACQLGITITALGLGWLGEPTFEIILHPVFEFLNLNGSITSILSFILAFSIVTFMHVVIGELAPKTLAIQKAEFVTLNLSGPLILFHNITYPIIKLLNGSARGLTGLFGLKMMSESEVAHTEEELRMILSDSLKGGEINNAEYEYVNSIFEFSDRLAKEIMVPRTEIVGIEKELTIKEVFDLMGVEQYTRYPIIDGDKDHIIGLVNMKHLLTAYIKDPANGDKLVIDYMQPIIRVMETTQINELLLKIQRERIHMAILMDEYGGTSGLVTIEDIIEEIVGDIQDEFDEDEIPEVQEVAENHFILDAKMLLENVNDMLGTDIEDDDIDTIGGWFMTKRFDAVEGDSIEEQGFEFTAKELDGHHILYLEVLKLPELDLVNDIEESKDYK from the coding sequence TTGGAAATAACCATAAGGTTGGCGGCATTCGCCCTACTAATCATAATGACAGGATTTTTCGTTGCAACTGAATTTGCAATCGTAAAAGTAAGAACTACCCGCATTGATCAATTAGTCGCAGAAGGCCATAAAAAAGCGAAAAATGCAAAACGTGTTGTATCGGATTTAGACGAGTACTTATCCGCTTGTCAGTTAGGTATTACAATTACAGCACTTGGACTAGGGTGGCTAGGTGAACCAACGTTTGAAATCATTTTACATCCAGTGTTCGAGTTTCTAAATCTGAACGGTAGCATAACATCTATCCTTTCATTTATACTTGCATTCTCAATTGTAACGTTTATGCATGTAGTTATCGGGGAATTGGCGCCAAAAACTTTAGCCATCCAAAAAGCAGAATTTGTTACATTAAACTTGTCTGGTCCGTTAATTTTATTCCATAACATTACGTATCCAATCATAAAATTATTAAATGGCTCTGCTCGTGGTTTAACAGGTCTATTTGGTCTTAAAATGATGTCAGAATCAGAAGTTGCGCATACTGAAGAAGAATTGCGTATGATTTTGTCGGATAGTTTAAAAGGTGGAGAAATTAATAACGCAGAATATGAATATGTTAACAGTATCTTCGAGTTCTCAGATCGCCTTGCAAAAGAAATCATGGTGCCACGTACTGAAATCGTCGGAATTGAGAAAGAGCTTACTATTAAAGAAGTTTTTGATTTAATGGGTGTTGAACAATATACTCGTTATCCAATTATCGACGGTGATAAAGACCATATTATTGGTTTAGTCAATATGAAGCATTTATTAACTGCTTACATTAAAGACCCAGCAAATGGTGATAAATTAGTGATTGACTATATGCAACCGATTATTCGCGTTATGGAAACAACGCAAATTAATGAATTATTACTCAAGATTCAACGTGAACGTATTCATATGGCTATTTTAATGGATGAGTATGGTGGAACATCGGGTCTTGTAACCATTGAAGATATTATCGAGGAAATTGTCGGGGACATTCAAGATGAGTTCGATGAAGATGAAATCCCAGAAGTACAAGAAGTTGCAGAAAATCATTTTATTTTAGATGCAAAAATGCTACTAGAAAACGTCAATGATATGCTAGGTACTGACATAGAAGATGATGATATCGATACGATTGGTGGTTGGTTCATGACGAAGCGTTTCGATGCTGTCGAAGGTGATAGTATTGAAGAGCAAGGTTTTGAATTCACAGCTAAAGAACTAGACGGTCACCACATATTATACTTAGAAGTTCTGAAGTTACCTGAACTTGATTTAGTAAATGACATCGAAGAATCGAAAGACTATAAATAA
- a CDS encoding YheE family protein translates to MIQHFSFKPLFENTQLPGWAISFFYQRERYAAEYLKDGVIQWIGPIPPDEEDVKKMIHELMLFHIYD, encoded by the coding sequence ATGATTCAGCATTTTAGCTTTAAACCTTTATTTGAAAATACACAGCTTCCTGGATGGGCCATTTCATTTTTTTATCAGCGTGAACGCTACGCTGCAGAATATTTAAAAGATGGCGTCATCCAATGGATTGGACCTATTCCTCCAGATGAAGAAGATGTTAAAAAAATGATTCACGAACTTATGCTTTTCCATATTTATGACTAA
- a CDS encoding MBL fold metallo-hydrolase, with amino-acid sequence MKKLLAVLLCIFVLAGCTSALETEKIPVAAGHEMRVHFFDVGQGDSILIESPNGKTMLVDGGVKGAGQQVVSYINELGIEKLDVVVATHPDADHIGGLIPVLNSIPIEQFYDSGKVHTSQTFEEMLSLIDSNNIPYNVPKTGDSIALDDELDVKVLNANENASDNNDASIVLKVTYGNISFLLTGDAGVALEKEMLQQNVKATVLKAGHHGSNTSSSQSFIQEVQPEVTILSYGKDNKYGHPHAEVVERLQAIGSKIYATAETGTVTVATDGVSYEVSAKEWSGAIAEKLKMKQDVEIISKDLIGEIVAIKNNGQDTVSLKDWQLVSIEGNQVFNFPNVSLQPGKTIYVTSGTTAREGQNYLKWTTRQIWLNDGDSAQLLNAKGEVVSELD; translated from the coding sequence ATGAAAAAATTACTCGCAGTGCTCCTTTGTATTTTTGTATTAGCAGGTTGTACTTCAGCATTAGAAACAGAAAAAATACCAGTGGCAGCAGGTCATGAAATGCGTGTGCATTTTTTTGATGTAGGACAAGGCGATTCAATACTAATTGAGTCACCGAATGGCAAAACGATGCTCGTTGATGGAGGTGTTAAAGGGGCTGGGCAACAGGTCGTTTCATATATCAATGAACTTGGTATTGAAAAGCTTGATGTAGTTGTCGCGACACATCCTGATGCCGATCATATTGGTGGTTTAATTCCTGTATTAAATTCGATTCCTATTGAACAGTTTTATGATTCTGGGAAAGTACATACATCACAAACATTTGAAGAAATGCTTTCGCTTATCGATTCGAATAATATTCCGTATAACGTGCCAAAAACAGGTGATAGTATTGCTTTAGATGATGAACTTGACGTAAAGGTGCTGAATGCAAATGAAAATGCTTCAGACAATAATGATGCATCGATTGTGTTAAAAGTTACCTATGGAAATATTTCTTTTTTATTAACGGGTGACGCAGGTGTAGCTTTAGAAAAAGAAATGCTACAACAAAATGTTAAGGCGACGGTTTTAAAGGCAGGCCATCATGGTTCCAATACAAGTAGCTCTCAAAGCTTTATACAGGAAGTGCAACCAGAAGTAACCATTTTGAGTTATGGTAAGGACAATAAATACGGACACCCACATGCTGAAGTTGTAGAGCGTTTACAGGCGATTGGCAGTAAAATTTATGCAACAGCAGAAACGGGCACAGTTACGGTTGCGACAGACGGGGTAAGCTATGAAGTAAGTGCCAAAGAGTGGTCAGGAGCGATTGCCGAAAAGCTAAAAATGAAGCAAGATGTAGAAATTATTAGCAAGGATTTAATAGGGGAAATTGTTGCTATAAAAAATAACGGTCAAGATACGGTTTCTTTAAAAGATTGGCAACTTGTATCAATAGAAGGTAATCAAGTTTTTAATTTTCCAAATGTATCGTTACAGCCTGGCAAAACCATTTATGTTACAAGCGGTACGACAGCGCGTGAGGGGCAAAATTATTTAAAGTGGACAACAAGACAGATTTGGCTGAATGACGGGGATAGTGCACAATTACTTAATGCGAAAGGGGAAGTTGTAAGTGA
- a CDS encoding DUF445 domain-containing protein, protein MDNFIVTLLFMAIIGAAIGGITNHLAIKMLFRPHEAIYIKNWRVPFTPGLIPKRRDELAKQLGLTVVNYLLTPETFRKKFFSKDIQDKVEQFVQTKVEETFFTDAKTIQDWLSLAGFSNMPATIEQKVELIVAGQFESVKNTLSTRSIRTLLSEDIQNTIDAKIPVAVGHILEKGEDYFLSPAGEMTIKAMIDDFLSSKGSLGGMINMFLGDSSSLMGKVQRELVKFIQAPGTTALLTNIFTQEWEKLKDRPAMDYLGDIDFEPILANLQSYVKDQLAVTERLQHPISYYWPNGSTWMRETVVPQMIEKAFDRAEDKLEDVLKRLNLQEIVREQVDSFPVSKLEELVLGISKREFKMITVLGAVLGGLIGIVQGLIVYFI, encoded by the coding sequence ATGGACAATTTTATAGTGACATTATTATTTATGGCAATCATCGGTGCTGCAATCGGGGGTATAACAAATCATCTAGCAATTAAAATGCTTTTTCGACCTCATGAAGCGATTTATATTAAAAATTGGCGTGTGCCATTTACACCGGGTCTTATTCCAAAAAGACGTGATGAATTAGCGAAACAGCTTGGCCTAACAGTTGTAAATTATCTACTGACACCTGAGACCTTTAGGAAGAAGTTTTTTTCAAAGGACATTCAAGATAAAGTAGAGCAATTTGTACAAACAAAGGTAGAAGAAACTTTCTTTACGGATGCTAAAACGATTCAAGATTGGTTATCTTTAGCTGGTTTCTCCAATATGCCTGCTACTATCGAACAAAAGGTAGAGCTAATTGTAGCCGGACAATTTGAATCAGTTAAGAATACATTATCCACGAGATCAATTCGTACACTGTTATCGGAGGACATTCAAAATACGATTGATGCTAAAATTCCAGTAGCAGTCGGACATATTTTAGAGAAAGGTGAAGATTATTTTTTATCGCCGGCTGGTGAAATGACGATAAAGGCGATGATTGATGACTTTTTATCGTCAAAAGGATCACTTGGCGGTATGATTAATATGTTTTTAGGTGATTCCTCGTCACTTATGGGCAAAGTACAACGCGAGCTTGTGAAGTTTATACAGGCTCCTGGAACAACAGCACTACTAACGAACATTTTCACACAGGAGTGGGAAAAATTAAAGGATCGTCCAGCAATGGATTATTTAGGGGATATTGACTTTGAACCGATATTAGCAAATTTACAAAGCTATGTAAAAGATCAATTAGCAGTTACAGAACGCTTACAGCATCCTATTTCATATTACTGGCCTAACGGTAGTACTTGGATGAGGGAAACAGTAGTGCCACAAATGATTGAAAAAGCATTTGATAGAGCAGAAGACAAATTAGAAGATGTGTTAAAACGCTTAAATTTACAAGAAATAGTACGTGAACAAGTTGATTCGTTCCCAGTATCAAAACTTGAAGAGCTTGTCCTTGGTATTTCGAAGCGTGAATTTAAAATGATTACTGTTCTTGGTGCAGTTCTTGGTGGACTAATTGGTATTGTGCAAGGTTTAATCGTCTACTTTATTTAG
- a CDS encoding CdaR family transcriptional regulator: MLTKKLAEEIVHQTMLRLRRNINVISPTGVILASGDKMRVENIHEGALYVAKTKETLIINGENIDAYPNTKPGINMPIMYQDEVLGVIGITGDSEEILEIANLVQLTTEIMTHQAIVESKSEWQRKNNDYIFEALVHGSKIDAALQERIQKLPFILEAPFQIILLSMDAPSSAENSLPLFFEDLFYKQSVLSGHSQLHEYYILLTNYDEQQKLQMMKALRKKKHKLPSLQIGVGPTVPNLAQLPHCYNGAKTALEFALINKEITFFEDVELFSLFKKRDSEEVQAFQNRVLKNMNAKQLETLQTFFDCNLQLKLCAQQLNIHRHTLTYRLNKIRELTGYDPQYFEDAVILKMACTLR, translated from the coding sequence ATGTTAACAAAAAAATTAGCAGAAGAAATAGTGCATCAAACAATGTTACGATTACGTCGCAACATTAATGTCATTAGCCCAACCGGAGTTATTTTAGCATCTGGCGATAAAATGAGAGTTGAAAATATTCACGAAGGCGCACTTTACGTGGCAAAAACGAAAGAGACACTCATCATTAATGGGGAAAATATTGATGCTTATCCAAATACAAAACCTGGCATCAATATGCCAATTATGTATCAGGATGAGGTCCTTGGAGTGATCGGCATTACAGGCGATTCTGAGGAAATTTTAGAAATTGCCAATCTCGTACAACTAACAACTGAAATCATGACACACCAAGCTATTGTGGAATCAAAAAGTGAGTGGCAACGTAAAAATAACGATTACATATTCGAAGCGTTGGTGCATGGTAGTAAGATAGACGCTGCCTTACAAGAACGCATTCAAAAGCTTCCGTTCATTTTAGAAGCACCCTTTCAAATTATATTACTGAGCATGGATGCACCGTCATCTGCGGAAAATAGCCTCCCTCTGTTTTTTGAAGATTTATTTTATAAGCAATCTGTTCTTTCAGGTCATAGCCAACTACATGAATATTATATTTTACTAACAAACTACGATGAACAGCAAAAGCTGCAAATGATGAAAGCATTACGTAAAAAAAAGCACAAGCTACCTTCATTACAAATTGGGGTGGGACCGACTGTACCCAATTTAGCGCAACTTCCACATTGTTATAACGGCGCTAAAACAGCACTTGAATTTGCCTTAATTAATAAAGAAATTACGTTTTTTGAAGATGTCGAGTTATTTTCTCTTTTTAAAAAGAGAGATTCCGAGGAAGTACAAGCATTCCAAAATCGCGTTCTAAAAAATATGAATGCTAAACAACTCGAAACATTACAAACCTTTTTTGATTGTAATTTACAACTTAAACTTTGTGCACAACAACTGAATATTCACCGTCACACGCTTACCTACCGATTAAATAAAATTCGGGAGCTTACAGGCTACGATCCACAATATTTTGAGGATGCCGTCATCTTAAAAATGGCCTGCACTTTACGGTAA
- a CDS encoding coproporphyrinogen III oxidase, producing the protein MKIIQIDQKYPEDWIRVLNHIANLFFEDSKLSTTAQEADMSVAFSYRVEENFSIYTRAVLEVEGKRYTNDYHIEYEIEAVGREQNIRMKRALSHVFLDVLEQHTGMHQQWGILTGVRPTKLYHKFRQAGMDDVEIAEVLVRDFRLSEEKVALLKEIVARQLVTIPDLDSIGKEISVYIGIPFCPTKCAYCTFPAYAIGSNRKQGRVETFLDGLHIELREMGKWLTENNMKITSIYWGGGTPTSIEAHEMDALYQTMYDAFPNPETIREVTVEAGRPDTITPEKLAVLKKWGIDRISVNPQSYTDETLKAIGRHHTVQETIDKFWLARESGMNNINMDLIIGLPNEGTEEFQHSLEESAKMQPESLTVHTLSFKRASEMTRNKDKYKVADRDTVAQMMQMAQVWTKENDYVPYYLYRQKNILGNLENVGYSKAGEESIYNIVIMEEVQTILGIGCGASSKFVHPETGKITQFHNPKDPAAYIMTFEDAIGKKIELLNELYNV; encoded by the coding sequence ATGAAAATTATTCAAATAGATCAAAAATATCCTGAGGATTGGATTCGCGTATTAAATCATATTGCGAATTTATTTTTTGAGGATTCGAAGTTAAGTACGACTGCGCAGGAAGCGGATATGTCCGTTGCTTTCAGCTACCGAGTTGAAGAAAATTTTTCTATCTATACTAGAGCGGTGCTAGAGGTAGAAGGTAAACGTTATACGAATGATTACCATATTGAATATGAGATAGAGGCGGTTGGTCGTGAGCAAAATATTCGCATGAAACGTGCATTATCGCACGTGTTTTTAGATGTGTTAGAGCAGCATACGGGGATGCATCAGCAATGGGGTATTTTAACAGGTGTGCGCCCGACAAAGCTCTATCATAAATTCCGCCAGGCAGGTATGGATGATGTAGAAATTGCTGAAGTGCTCGTACGTGACTTCCGATTGTCAGAGGAAAAGGTAGCGCTGTTGAAGGAGATTGTAGCTCGTCAGCTAGTTACTATACCTGACTTAGATAGTATTGGAAAAGAGATTAGTGTTTATATTGGCATTCCATTCTGTCCAACTAAATGTGCATATTGTACTTTCCCTGCTTATGCGATTGGTAGTAACCGTAAACAAGGTCGCGTAGAGACATTTTTAGATGGACTGCACATTGAATTACGTGAGATGGGTAAGTGGCTGACTGAAAATAATATGAAAATCACTTCAATTTATTGGGGCGGTGGTACACCTACTTCGATCGAGGCACATGAAATGGATGCATTGTATCAAACAATGTATGACGCCTTCCCGAACCCAGAAACGATTCGTGAGGTAACGGTGGAAGCAGGTCGTCCAGATACGATTACACCAGAGAAATTAGCTGTACTAAAAAAATGGGGCATTGATCGTATTAGTGTCAATCCGCAATCTTATACAGATGAAACATTAAAGGCAATAGGACGCCATCATACGGTGCAAGAAACGATTGATAAGTTTTGGCTAGCACGCGAATCAGGTATGAATAACATTAATATGGATTTAATTATTGGTTTGCCAAATGAAGGGACGGAAGAGTTCCAACATTCATTAGAGGAATCTGCAAAAATGCAACCAGAGTCATTAACAGTCCACACACTATCCTTTAAACGTGCATCCGAAATGACGCGCAATAAAGATAAATACAAGGTGGCAGATCGTGATACGGTCGCACAAATGATGCAGATGGCGCAAGTATGGACGAAGGAAAATGATTATGTTCCTTACTATCTATACCGTCAAAAAAATATTTTAGGTAATTTAGAAAATGTAGGCTACAGTAAAGCTGGCGAAGAAAGTATTTATAATATTGTGATCATGGAGGAAGTGCAGACTATTTTAGGTATTGGTTGTGGAGCATCTTCAAAATTTGTTCATCCTGAGACAGGGAAGATTACACAATTCCATAATCCAAAAGATCCTGCAGCTTACATCATGACGTTTGAAGATGCGATTGGCAAAAAAATTGAGCTATTAAATGAATTATATAATGTTTAA
- a CDS encoding GntP family permease encodes MLFVIILIGVLFVVVGTAKLKLHPFLALLISAFFVGIASGMPLLTVVESINTGFGGLMTSIGLVIIAGTIIGLILEKSGAAYRMAEVVLRIIGPKRPQLAMSLIGYIVSIPVFCDSGFIILSSLQKSLAKRANVTIASMAVALATGLFATHVLVPPTPGPIAAAGNIGAADYLGTVIVIGLLVAIPATFVGYLWSVKVATKIRVPEDDLEALDYEEIIKSFGKMPSTFKSFLPIVLPIVLIGIGSIAALVGDSEATFNMICRFLGSPTVALFLGVAAAMLLLPEVSEKTLTGWIGDSLKEAAPILLITGAGGSFGTVIKNAGVGEMLQEMDLGMFATGGLFLVVPFIVAAALKTAQGSSTTALVITSSLVAPMLITLGIEGAVPLALVVMAIGAGAMTVSHVNDSFFWVITQYSGMEVTQAYKAQTVATLLQGLVTIVITMILWWILV; translated from the coding sequence ATGTTGTTCGTTATTATTTTAATAGGGGTATTATTTGTTGTAGTCGGAACAGCAAAGCTAAAGCTTCATCCGTTTCTAGCATTATTAATTAGTGCATTTTTTGTAGGTATTGCTTCTGGTATGCCATTATTAACTGTTGTTGAAAGTATAAATACTGGATTTGGAGGCTTGATGACAAGCATTGGTTTAGTCATTATAGCTGGAACAATCATCGGGTTAATTTTAGAGAAATCAGGGGCTGCCTATCGAATGGCAGAAGTTGTATTGCGAATCATTGGTCCAAAGCGTCCACAATTAGCTATGTCTTTAATCGGCTATATCGTATCTATTCCAGTTTTCTGTGATTCAGGATTTATTATTTTATCGAGTTTACAAAAATCATTAGCAAAGCGCGCAAATGTTACGATTGCCTCGATGGCTGTTGCGTTGGCAACAGGGCTCTTTGCTACACACGTTTTAGTACCGCCAACACCAGGGCCGATAGCAGCGGCTGGTAATATAGGGGCGGCAGATTATTTAGGAACTGTGATTGTTATTGGATTGTTAGTAGCGATTCCAGCGACATTTGTAGGTTATTTATGGTCAGTTAAAGTAGCGACAAAAATTCGTGTACCTGAAGATGACTTAGAGGCATTGGATTATGAAGAAATTATTAAATCATTTGGTAAAATGCCTTCGACGTTTAAATCATTTTTACCGATTGTGCTTCCAATTGTGTTAATCGGTATAGGATCGATTGCAGCATTAGTTGGGGATAGTGAAGCTACATTTAATATGATTTGTCGTTTTTTAGGGTCACCAACAGTTGCCTTATTTTTAGGTGTTGCAGCAGCGATGTTATTATTACCTGAAGTCAGTGAAAAAACGTTAACTGGTTGGATTGGTGACAGCTTAAAAGAGGCTGCTCCGATTTTATTAATTACTGGTGCGGGCGGCTCTTTTGGAACGGTTATTAAAAATGCTGGCGTTGGAGAAATGTTGCAGGAGATGGATTTAGGTATGTTTGCAACTGGAGGTCTTTTCCTAGTTGTTCCATTTATCGTAGCAGCTGCTTTAAAAACAGCACAAGGTTCGTCAACTACAGCATTAGTTATTACGTCTTCACTAGTAGCTCCGATGCTTATTACGCTTGGCATTGAAGGCGCTGTTCCCCTAGCATTAGTTGTGATGGCAATTGGTGCAGGTGCAATGACGGTTAGTCACGTGAATGATAGCTTTTTCTGGGTTATTACGCAATACAGTGGGATGGAAGTTACGCAAGCCTATAAAGCACAAACTGTTGCGACATTATTGCAGGGGCTTGTTACAATTGTGATTACGATGATTTTGTGGTGGATATTAGTTTAA
- a CDS encoding glycerate kinase, with translation MKVIICPDSYKGTLSAFEVANAMQEGILDADQSIETVILPVADGGEGTLESLIASTGGKYISENVLDPLGRTIEAKFGVLGDDETCVIEMAQASGITLLQDSEKNPELASTYGTGQLIKAALNKGFRKFIIGIGGSATNDAGIGLLRALGLQFRKDDGTPIANGVSALLDLASIDNSQLDARLSEATFTIACDVDNPLIGERGATAIFGPQKGVKEHEITFFDNCLKQFAVIVEKQFHIRLHDYKGAGAAGGVGGALIAFLNGTFHAGIDIVIDAVQLKKHLKDAQIVLTGEGKSDRQTLHGKAPLGVAMAAKTTNIQAMLLSGAIDEEDKPVLLNYFSVVESLVDESTTVQQAMQEPYRLIRLKTKKMIENYVNMGDE, from the coding sequence ATGAAAGTCATAATTTGTCCGGATTCTTATAAAGGTACTTTATCTGCATTTGAAGTAGCGAATGCAATGCAGGAAGGAATCTTGGATGCTGATCAATCGATTGAAACAGTTATTTTACCAGTGGCAGACGGTGGAGAAGGTACGTTAGAGTCACTCATTGCTTCAACAGGGGGGAAGTATATTTCAGAAAATGTACTTGATCCGCTAGGCAGAACAATCGAAGCAAAGTTTGGTGTGCTTGGGGATGATGAAACATGTGTTATCGAGATGGCACAGGCATCTGGCATTACGCTGTTGCAGGACAGTGAAAAAAACCCTGAGCTTGCATCGACATATGGGACTGGGCAGTTAATAAAGGCTGCACTTAATAAAGGGTTTCGTAAATTTATTATTGGAATAGGTGGCAGTGCAACAAACGATGCTGGCATTGGTCTATTAAGGGCACTAGGCTTGCAATTTAGAAAAGATGATGGGACTCCTATTGCGAATGGCGTGTCAGCATTGCTAGATTTAGCATCCATTGATAATAGTCAACTTGATGCACGATTGTCTGAAGCAACATTTACAATTGCGTGTGACGTCGATAATCCATTGATTGGAGAGCGCGGAGCTACAGCCATTTTTGGCCCGCAAAAAGGTGTGAAAGAGCATGAAATTACTTTTTTTGATAATTGCTTAAAGCAATTTGCAGTTATTGTGGAAAAGCAATTTCACATTCGATTACATGATTATAAAGGGGCAGGTGCTGCTGGAGGTGTAGGTGGCGCATTAATTGCTTTTTTAAATGGCACTTTTCATGCAGGCATAGATATTGTTATAGATGCTGTACAGTTAAAAAAACATTTGAAAGACGCACAAATTGTTCTTACTGGTGAAGGTAAATCGGATCGTCAAACATTACATGGAAAGGCGCCATTGGGGGTGGCAATGGCTGCAAAAACAACAAACATACAGGCTATGTTATTGTCTGGAGCCATTGATGAAGAGGATAAGCCTGTTTTGCTCAATTACTTTTCTGTTGTGGAATCATTAGTAGATGAATCGACTACTGTCCAGCAAGCAATGCAAGAGCCTTATCGTTTGATTCGTCTAAAAACGAAAAAAATGATTGAGAATTATGTAAATATGGGGGATGAGTAA
- a CDS encoding YlbF family regulator — protein MVNIYNEINALEATFRKTAEFKTLEEAVAVVKADEDAIKLFQNFRKIQIDLQQKQMAGEDLQEDELLYAQKTAQLAQQNEKIVAMLEAEMKLSGVIEEVNRILVKPIQSLYEGM, from the coding sequence ATGGTTAATATTTATAATGAAATTAATGCTTTGGAGGCAACTTTCCGCAAAACGGCGGAATTTAAAACATTAGAAGAGGCAGTAGCAGTAGTCAAAGCGGATGAGGATGCAATAAAGCTATTCCAAAACTTCCGTAAGATTCAAATAGATTTACAGCAAAAACAAATGGCTGGGGAAGATTTACAGGAAGATGAGCTACTCTATGCTCAAAAAACAGCGCAGCTCGCGCAACAAAATGAGAAAATTGTAGCTATGCTTGAAGCAGAGATGAAGCTAAGTGGCGTTATCGAAGAAGTAAACCGTATTTTAGTAAAACCTATTCAATCGTTGTACGAGGGCATGTAA